Within the uncultured Draconibacterium sp. genome, the region AGATCAGCCACGCTGGGCACGTTTGTCAACCATAGAAGAAATTCACAAGTTTGTTGATGAAGTTGGTTATCCGGTGTTGATCCGTCCATCGTATGTACTTTCAGGTGCGGCGATGAATGTGGTTTCTAACCCTGATCAGTTGGAGCACTTCCTTGAAATGGCGGCCAATGTTTCGAAAGAGCATCCGGTTGTTGTTACCGAGTTCATCGAGCAGGCTAAAGAAATTGAAATTGACGCCGTGGCCAATAAAGGTGAAATGGTTGCTTATGCCATTTCGGAGCACGTGGAGTTTGCCGGAGTTCACTCGGGTGATGCAACCATCGTTTTTCCACCTCAAAAACTATATGTTGAAACCATTCGCAGGGTGAAGAAGATCGCTCGTCAGATTGCAAAAGGGCTGGAAATTACCGGGCCTTTCAATATGCAGTTTCTGGCAAAAGATAATGATATAAAAGTTATTGAGTGTAACCTGCGTGCATCGCGAAGTTTCCCGTTTGTTTCGAAGGTGATGAAATTGAACCTGATCGAAATTGCCACGAAAGTAATGTTGGGAATCGATGTGCCGAAGCCGGATAAATCGTTGTTTGAACTGGATTATGTGGGTGTTAAAGCTCCGCAGTTCTCGTTTGCACGATTGCTGAAAGCCGACCCTGTTTTAGGTGTTGATATGTCGTCGACCGGAGAGGTTGGATGTATTGGCGAAACCTACTACGAGGCAATTCTGAAATCGATGTTGTCGGTAGGGTATAATTTCCCGAAAAAGAACATTCTGATTTCTTCGGGACCATCGCGAGGCAAACTGGAGTTGCTGAACAGTACAAGAATGTTGGTTGAAAAAGGTTACAACATTTTTGCCACTGAAGGAACACACAAGTTCTTCCGCGATAACGGTATTGAGAATACGCTGGTACATTGGCCGGATGAAGAAGATCAGTCGCCAAATACCATCGAGATGATCAAGAATAAGGAAATTGACCTGGTAGTTAACATTCCGAAAAACCATACCAACCGCGAGTTGAAAAATGGTTATAACATTCGTCGTAGCTCAATCGATTATAACATCCCACTTATTACCAATGCCCGTGTGGCAAGTGCATTCCTGTACGGAATTTGCAAATACAGTCTGGAAGATATTAAAGTGATGAGCTGGGACGAATACAAAGAGTAAAAGATTTATTTCGAGAATAGAAAAGCTCTGGCCGTTGGTCGGAGCTTTTTGTTTTTTATAAGTGGTTATTAAATTGACTGGCTTATTTTGTATGGGTTTTTTACTCATAAAAAAGAGGGGGCATATAAAAAAGTAGGTAGAGTAAAAAGAAATATTGAGGTGTCTATTTAAACTCTAATCTTAATTGCTTGATATTGTTGTTGGAACATGAGCTGTCATACGTTCAATGAGCTTATGAGAAATACTTTTCTTATAAATTGAGCGGTTAATTCGAAAACTAAATTCGTTCAGGTATTTCACAATATGAGCTTCGTTCTGCCTGTTAATATACTGAGCGAAGCCATGATTTTAATAGGTGTATTATTGTATGCATTTGCTTCATACTTTGTCTCTTGTTCCTATGTTGGGGGATTATGTTATAATCCTTCTGCAATGAAACAAAACCAGTCCATTTATCGGTGTAAACTAACGCTCCAAAAGCAATGTACGCTTCAAAAATTGTCTTTAACGACATAGATGAATAATCATTAATCTGTTTAAAATATGCAGTTTTTCTTTACCTGTTTCGCTAAGGGAGATTGCACCAATCAACTTTTTCTATTTGAAGTTGTTTAAAGTTTCCGCAGTAAAATCACGGTAAATGCTATTAAATTCAGTGCTTTCCAATGTATAGCATTTGTTTCAAACCGTACTAAGATTGCTTTAAATGCATCAAGCCATGCGTTAGTGCGTTCCACAACAAATCTGCATTTATACAGTAAGTCGTCGAATAAGTATTCACGATTTATCCCATTGCGTTTGTTTTGATCAATATTGCCAATAATTTTTGTTTCCGAACAATAACGGCGGAACTCTCCTGTATCGAAGCCAGAGTCAGCATTTAAGAACAATCCATCGGTGTGTATCCCTGAGTTTTCCAGAACGGCAATCATTTTCTTTGCCGTTGGAACCAGGTTGTATGCATCATTGTGGTTCCCGTCAATAGGGTCGCTACAAGTTAGAGGGATGCCTTGGCTGTCCGTTAAAATCAGCATATTACTTGTTTTTGCTTTTTTCCTCCCCTGATAGGCAACTGCTTCTCCTCCACGTTTAGTTGGAGTATGTGTACCATCGAGCTGGATACTTGACAAGTCCAGCAAGTGTTTGTATTTGTTCAGGATGTTTTGCCACATCTCATCCCAGCTTCCGTCCTTGCACCATTTTTGATAGTGGAAATACACACTTTGCCAGTTGTATTTGCAACGGAAGAATTGTTTCATAGGTAATTGCCTCCATTGACACCCTGTTTTTAATCGATATAGTATTGCTTCAAGCACCTGATAATCTCTTACTTTTGCATTATTCTTTGAATTCCCAAATTTTAAGTAGGGACAAATCTCTTTTTTATTATACTTTTACTCAACACGATTTTTTGAAAGAATGATATAAAATGTTGTGTCTCAATATTGAAATATCATTCTTTCTTTTCAACAGTTAACTTTTGACAACTTCTTTGTTATCAATGCTGTGGCCTTGTTTTAATGATTCTTTTTCTCCAAAAATAAATTCTCGACTTAAACATCCCCATCAATTGGATGGTTTCTATTGCTTTTCATAGCAATACGAACTATATGCATGAATGTCCATGTTGCAGTGCGACTAATCCCGTAATGCTTTGAGGCCTGTAAGGCCAACCGACCTTTGGTATTGGCATTCATTTCGTAAACAATCATAAAGGCTTTACTCAAACCAAACCTTAATTTATGGAAGTTGGTCTGTCGATCCTATGACAACGATTACATTTCCTTGCTAAAGTGTCTTTATGCGTGCATTATTTGTTATAACCGCATTTGTGGCAAACATATCCTTCTGCCCATTTATTTCCGACAAATAGACCAAACAATCCATGGTCTGTATTTAAACTTTTCTGTAAACTCTATAATATTTTCTCTCTGGAATATCTTGTTTATTTTGATTTCTTTCGAAGAAAATATTAGTAGCTAATTGAACAACTCAAAATAATAATTTGTACAAAATGGGCAGTTTGTAACAGTATTTTTGGCAGTAAATTTATATGTTTGTTAAGTAGTTAAATGCAATCAACTATATATTATCAAGGATAAACAAATAACACCAGAACTGACAAACAAGGATTTAGTTGCTTTTGAGCAACTATTTTTTAGATACCATGGTAGGCTTGTGCTGTTTGCCAACAAATTTATTGGCGACATGCAAACATCGCGTGATTTGGTACAAGATGCCTTTTTTAACCTCTGGCAGAAAGCCGATAAAAACGGAATTAATACATCTACCAAGGCCTATCTATATCAAACAGTAAAAAATAATTGTTTAAACTACAACCGTCACCTTTCAATAAAAAAAACGGCAGAAGCGGAAATTGAGAATAAGATTTCACAACTTGAAAAACAGATTTATAAAAACAAAACCAACCCCTACTACAGTCTGGTAGAATGCGAGCTTGAAGATAAAATTAATGAAATAATAGACGACATGCCTGAGAAATGCCGGGAAGTTTTTATACTAAGCCGGTATGAATACCTTAAGAACAAGGAGATAGCTGAAAAACTGAACATTTCAATAAAAATGGTGGAAAAACATATATCAAAAGCCTTAACTATTCTTCGTCGTGATCTGGCCGAATATATAGCCACGCTGATTATCCTTTATTTATTCAAACAGTAAATTTTGATCTAAAGTTCAAAATAAAGTATTTTTTTACTTGCTCCCCTTAAAACAAAAAGTTTGTATCAATATCGAATTTATTCCAACTTTCTATCATTTTTACTTTTTTTTA harbors:
- a CDS encoding RNA polymerase sigma-70 factor encodes the protein MTNKDLVAFEQLFFRYHGRLVLFANKFIGDMQTSRDLVQDAFFNLWQKADKNGINTSTKAYLYQTVKNNCLNYNRHLSIKKTAEAEIENKISQLEKQIYKNKTNPYYSLVECELEDKINEIIDDMPEKCREVFILSRYEYLKNKEIAEKLNISIKMVEKHISKALTILRRDLAEYIATLIILYLFKQ
- a CDS encoding IS5 family transposase, with protein sequence MCPYLKFGNSKNNAKVRDYQVLEAILYRLKTGCQWRQLPMKQFFRCKYNWQSVYFHYQKWCKDGSWDEMWQNILNKYKHLLDLSSIQLDGTHTPTKRGGEAVAYQGRKKAKTSNMLILTDSQGIPLTCSDPIDGNHNDAYNLVPTAKKMIAVLENSGIHTDGLFLNADSGFDTGEFRRYCSETKIIGNIDQNKRNGINREYLFDDLLYKCRFVVERTNAWLDAFKAILVRFETNAIHWKALNLIAFTVILLRKL